The genome window AAGTGATTCATCATCTCCCGCGTAAGTGCTTCCTTGTTTCGATAACGAACGATCCGGCTTAACGCGCGGTAGTAGTCTTCTTCCCGTCGAATGATGTCTTCCGGACTTCCGATCGCGATGTTCTTCGCGAATTCCGCCAGTTCGTTCAACTTTTATCTCCTTTTCTCGCTTTTTGGATCATATCGTCCTTGATTAAATCCAGACCGCAGGGAAGATTCCAGAGTTCTTCGATGATCGAAGGAAGTTGTTCCTTACGTATGATTTGTCCGTGTTGCGGCGCGATCACTTCCGCGTCGAAACTTTGAATCCGAAGAAGCGCATAACGTAAGGCGAGATTGGAAGGTATGTACGCCTGCATAAACGCTTTCATATTGTCCAAAGCCCTCGTATCGTGATACAAGGACCATTCCTTTCCGAGACCGCCTAAAATATCGCTCGTAAAAAGCACTTTCGACTTTACGTCGTACGTAATCATCGCTCCGGGAGAATGGGCAAAGGGAGTGCTGATAAACTGCAGTTTTCTTCCGCTCGGAGATTCGAAATCGGTCAATGTGTCCCCGATCCGAACGACACTTCCCTTTACTCCGTAGTGTTTGATGAGATAGACGGTTCTCGTTTCGGCGACGAGCTGGACTTGAGAATCCCCTCGAAGATCTTCGAATATGGGAACGTTCGCGCAAAGATCGGGATCTTGGTGCTGTAGAATGATGGTTTCGATTGAATCCGGCGCGACAAGCGAGAAGATCTTTCTTGCGACCACGGGGAAGTCCGGAATGGAACCGGGGTCGATCAGAATGGTGCTGTCCCCGTTCTTGATCATGTAGGGATTGCAGTGAAGCGATTCCTTTTCGTCGTAGAAACCGATCCAGTATACGTCTTCGGCGATTTCCACCGCGTAATTCGTATCGATTTCAAGCGTTAGTTCTCTTTGTATATTCTTTTGTCCGTTATCCGGTTGAGCTACTTCTGTTGACAAGTACCGACTCCTATTCTATTCGATCTGGACAATCATAACGTATACGACTTTGTCGGTTTACAAATATTCTATTTTTCGTATGTAAGAAGAAGCTCTCTGATCTTTTCGACGCTCACCGGTTTGATGAAAATTTCATTCACACCTGCGTTACGAGCCGCTTCCATAATCTCAGGTTCCGAGAAGGCCGTCATGGCTGCAATCGGAATATTAGAATTTTGCGCTCTTATTTTTTTCGTTAGTTCGATTCCGTCTAACACGGGCATTTTGATATCGGTAATCACCACATCAGGTTGATACTCAAGGAACACTTCCCAAGCGATTTTTCCGTTCTCCGCGGAACATACGGAAATCGTAAAACGTTCCAAAAAACGAACCATCATCACTCGAATCAACTCTTCGTCTTCTACATAAAGAATTTTTAATGCGATTTGTTTCATGGAAGTTCGATCACCATCACCGCGCCCCGTTCGGAATTGTATGCGTAGATGCTGCCGCCCATGTTGTTTTCGATGATTGATTTGGACATATAAAGGCCGATCCCGGTTCCCTTCCCTTGATCCTTGGTAGTAAAGTAAGGCTGAAAAAGTTTGTCCAGCACCGTTCTTTCGATTCCGCCTCCGTTATCTCTGATCGTTACGAGTTTTTTATCGTCTTTCATTTCGAGTTCGATCCTGATTTCCGGTTCGGGCGGATGTGTTTCCACAATCGCGTCCCTTGCGTTTCCGATTACGTTCAAAATCACTTGGGAGAATTCATTAGGAAAACCGAATACTTCATAATCGGAAGAAGGATTAAAGTAAATACTAATATTTTGATTTTTCAAACTTTCTTCCACAAGGGAGAACGTTTTATTGATCACCGTTTTGAGTGAAAATTTTTCCTTCGTCTTATTGGGACGAAAATAATTCCTGAAATCGTCGATCGTGCCGGACATCTGCTCGATCAGATTCATGATCTTATCCGTCGATTGACGGATGTATTGTTCGTCCAGTTCCTCCGCTTCGTAAACGTATAGGAAGTCCTGCACGAACAATCCGATCGCGTTCAGCGGTTGTCTCCACTGATGCGCGATATTGCCGATCATTTCGCCCATATCCGCGAGCCTGGAACGCAGAATCATCGCCTTTTCCTGTTCTCTTCGGCTTTCGATCTCCGCTTCGACCCTCGCCTCCAGGCTGCGATTCAATTCCTCCAATGCGTTCGTCTTTTCTTTGAGTTCTGTTTCCGATTTTTTACGCGCCGTCATATCGCGGATCACGCCCACGAAATACTGATTCTGATTTTGAAAGAATTCAGAAACCGCGAGTTCCACCGGAAAAACGGTTCCGTCCTTTCGAAGAGCCATGACTTCCCTTCCTATCCCGATGATCTTTTTCTCGCCGGTTTCGAGATACCGTTTCAGATAATGATCGTGTTCGGAATGATACGGCTCGGGCATCAAAAACTTGATATTCTTACCCACGACTTCGGTGAAGTTATAACCGAACATCCTTTCCGCGGCTGTATTGAACATGATGATCGTCCCTTTCGGAGTAATCATAATGATCGCGTCGACGACAGTCTCGAAGATGGCCTGAAATCGTTCGTCGCTTTCGCGCATCGCGTTAACGGCGAGAAATCTCTGTTCGCTTTCCCGAATATTCTTTAATCCTAATTCTAAGTTTCTTGCGATTCCCGCATACGTAGTCGCTTCCTCTTCGAGAAAATAATTCTTTTGTTTGGAAAAGATACAAAGAACGGAAGTGAGTTCTCCCACGAGAAAGATCGGAAAGACTCCCATGGATTGATATCCCGCTTTCACGCAGATTTCCTTCCAACTTCCGAAATCATCCTGAGCGGCGATATCTTCCACGATGAGAGGGTTTCCGGTTTTAATCACCCGCAGGGCCGGTCCGAGATCGATGGCCTCGGATTCTTCCTGAAACGCGAAGAGATTTTCGCCTGCATAAGCGACTTGGAATATTACGTTTTTCCTAGATTCGACCGTTCCAAAACAGACAAACCCGAAATTCTCCTCCGCGACGAGAATTTTGCAGATTCCTCCGTAGAGTTCCTGAACGGATTTGGACTTCAAGATCCATTGATTGATTTCGTTCGCGATCAAATAGGACCGGTTGATTTCGATTTTTCTTTCGTCGTCGGTCTCGCCTCGTTCGGTCTGTTCGGGAAGGAGAACCCCTTCTACCTCGGAAACTTCTTCGTCTTTGTAAACCTTTCGTAGAAATACGGATCTCGTCTTGATATAGCCGACTTCGGTCTTAAAATCGATCGCGGCGATCAGCTTGTCTTTAAAAGCGTTCTTTGCAAAGTCGCCGATAAAATCGGAAATCGTTTTGGAAAATCGGAAGGATTCTTCCCGTTCCGCGTCCAAATCCAAAAACGTCAGAAACTCGGAATTGGAAGATGTATACGCGCCGCGCTGGTTGGTTCGAAAGATAGGAGGTTTGAATTCTTGAGAAGATTCCCAGCCGGAATTCATGGCAAAAACTCGTTCTCTGAAACAAGAATCAGAGACGACATTCGATCAAACCCTGAGAATTTTTAAATCACTTTTTTGCCATCTTTACGTTTCTTTCATACATCGAAAAACTCATTCGTGAAATTGCCGAGTCGGAAAAGTGATTCTTGAATTCGCTTTCATTCAGATCCAGAAGAGAATCGGAATTCTCCCGAAAAACAGGACGGACTCGAAATTCTTCCAAATGCGTCCGAATCCCTTTTTTACGGGCCTTAACCCGGTTCCAAGGACAAACGTCCTGGCAAATATCGCAGCCCGCAATCCAACCGTGTGTGGTCGAAATCTCAGGAGAAGAATCCTCGAGAGTATGATGGGAAATACATTTCCCCGCGTCGATCCGATACGGTTCGAGCGCCTGCGTAGGACAAGCGTCGATGCAAGCCGTGCAGGTTCCGCATCGATCCTTTTGTTCGATCTGCGCGCTTTTGATCGGGAGATCGGTCAGAATGACCGTAATAAAGAAGAATGACCCGAAGTCCGGATGAATGAGATTCGTATTCTTCGCCTTCCAACCCAGCCCGGCCCTTCTCGCGAGAACCTTTTCCGGCACCGGCAAAGAATCGACCCCTTGTCTGAAATGATGATTCGGATATTTTCGTTTGAGTTCCTGTAGGAGAGGTTTTGCAAGTCTGCGAAGAACTCTATGATAATCCTCTCCGACCGCGTACCGGGAAAATCGAAACGACATCGTTTCCGCAACGTCGTCGTAGTCGGGATCGTTGTAAATTGTACCGAGCGCTAAAACGGATCGAGGTTCAAAACCGAGATTCTTAAAATCCAAACGAAGATCCATGTTCTTCGGATACCATTCCATCTTTCCGTGTCTCCCTTCGGCGACCCAGGTAAGTATGTTCTCCCGATCTTCTTGCGGAATTTTTGCGTCACAAATTCCATACATATCGAAACCGGATCGTTCGATGAGAGTTTTGAACTCGGAAATTATTTCTTTACTTTCGATCATAAATTTGTTATACATCGAGTATGCAAAAAGAATTATCCGAACGTATTAAGTTTCCCAGAACCGATCTCGAATTGATCCCCGATCGTTCCCCTCTCTCTTATTCGGATGTGATCGCCGCGATTCGTCTTACTCTTTTACCTAAGGATAAACTTTCCAAACAAGTCGTATTCGCATCGGTTGTCGGAGCGTTGAAAGGTTTTGCGGAAAGAGATCTCAAACCGTTTCACTCAAATCACAAATACATTTTTTCGGAACTCGGTTCCGAAGTCTTAAAGACCTTGGATGTTGCGGGCACCATCGATACGATTTCGAACGAGGATAGAATCAAACTTTTAAAAGAAGCCTTCGACTACGGAATCCGCAAAGTATATCACTTAGAGTGGAAACTGTATAGTTCTCGGGAAATCTACTGATCCGTTCATCCGTCGGCATCGGCAACTCGTTTCGAGTTTTTCAAAAGTTGTCTCGTTTCTTCGTTAACGCAACACCGTAATCGTCGAACTTGTCACACCGCGTAGAATAGAATTCCCGCAAAGCTGATCAACACGACCGCTTCCAAAATCCCAACGCCCACGTTTTGATCCCGGCTGATCTCTTCTTTGAGAGTGCTTCCCGGTAAAATCACCGCGTCCGTCAGAAGACGAACCGCGGGAATCACGATCAATCCGAGTATAAAGTCGAGAAAGATCTGAAACAGAGTGTGTTCCATCGAAACGGGGTCTTTGTGAAGTGCCCTCGCGATGATGATTCCAAGAGCGACTAACGCGCCGCTGTAGGAAATTCCGGAAGCGAGATTTTCTTTCTCTTTCAATTCCGAATCCAAGGAATACGGAACGATCTTACGATAGGCAAACGTGAATAGAATGAGTGCGATTTGTCCTATGGAAAAGAATAGAATCCCGAGAAGGCTTCCGTCCAACAACTTCTGAACCGGTTCCAAAAGTCCCAGATCCTTCCAGAGCGGGAACGCGAGTCCCGCGTTGTCTCCGCTGAGAGAAGCCGCGATGATGATGGAGGAAGCGACGCTGCTTCCGAATACGACCGCACCTACGGCGACGTTTCTCCCCGAATAAACGAGTTCGTTAAAATCCAAACTGCGAAAGATCAGTTTATCGTTGATGAAGTAGGAAAGATTCAAGAGAAGAATTCCGAGAATTCCGTAATACAAAACTTGAAAACAATCGGAGATAAGATCGCTTCCGGGAGAGGCTAAAATCACGAGAAGAATTAAGGTGAGTCCGAAATAATAACCGGACAATCCAGTGGAAACCGCGGTGTTGTTGTTCGCGATGATTTCCTGATCGAGATCACCGGGTTCGATCCAGTCCTTGATTTTTTTACCGATGTAAAAGAGAACAAAACTGATTAAAAAAAATACCGCGTCTCTTCCTAAAGCGCTTAGATAACCAAGTACCGTTTCCATGACACCAGATTAACCCGATACGGTTAAAATTTCATAGCCTTTTTCGGTGACGAGGATCGTATGTTCGAATTGCGCGGACCATTTCCCGTCCTTCGTAGTTACGGTCCAATGATCTTCTTTCGAAAAATTCACCTGCCAAGTGCCGAGGTTCACCATCGGTTCGATCGTAAAGATCATTCCCGGTTCTAGTTTGGCGAGTTTTCGATTTTGACGGAAGTGAGGAATCTGCGGATCTTCGTGAAAGCCTCTTCCGATTCCGTGCCCCATCAAATCGCGTACAATTCCGTATCCTTTGGGCGTAAGAAAATCGTCGATTGCATTCGCGATATCGTGTACTCGATTGCCGGGCTTAACTTGTTCGATCCCGATATACATCGCTCTCTCCGTATCCTTCACGAGAGTCTCGACTTCGGGACTTGTCTTACCGCCGACAATGAACGTACGGGATGAATCTCCGTGATAACCGTCCAAGAGCGGAGTCACATCGATATTGATGATGTCCCCGTCCTTTAAAACGTCCGTCGCCTTGGGAATCCCATGACAAACGACTTGATTCACGGATGTGCAAATCGATTTAGGAAATCCTTTGTAACCGAGCGGAGCGGATTTAGCTCCGTGCTTCTTCGTAAATTCCTCGCAGAGATCGTTCAGCTGAAGAGTAGAAACACCCGGTCGAACGTGTGCGGAAATATAATCCAAAAGCTTAGCGGCCAGTTTCCCAGCCGCTCTCATTTTTTCGATTTCGCTCTTGTTTTTGATGAAGATCAAATCGAATTAGAAATCAGTCGGGCGGACCGTACTTCTTTTGTTGGATTCAGTACGTTTCACCGCGTCGTCGATCAGTTGATGAATCTTCTCATTCAAACCGTCAATCGCGTCTCCGGAAGTCATAAATCCTTTAGACTTGATATAAGCCTTTACTTTGCTCGTTACGATCAGGGTTTCCTTTTCGACATTCTTTCCAGCCATTGAGTTCTTCCTCTCTGTCTTAGTTTTCTTCTTTTGTGCCATCTTCAATATTGCTCCGGTTCACGGCCGTCCAGTTTGTTTTTGTCCGTTTTCGGTTTCAGTTTGTATTCTTTTCAGAAACCCGGAAAAAGAACAACCTTTTAGAACTTTCCCCTTCGCGACCTTACCTTTGTTTTAAAAAAAATGATACCATAACTTTGAAAATGAGACATAGAGCTCGAATCGGAAGTCGTCAAGAAGTATTTCATTTCTTCTTAATGGATTCGCTTTGTAGAATCGTATTCACAAGCCCCGTCTCTAAATTTAATTTTTCCGCGATGGTTTCCGCAGGCCATTGAAAGTTATGATACAGATTCAGCACGGTGGCCTTCTTTCTTTGGATCAAATGATCCTTGGAAGTGTCCTTCGACTTGCCGGAAGGAGAGGAACCTTCGGTAACCGCGCCTACCGCGTCCAAAAATCCGGAGAGTTTTTCAAACTTATCGTCCGCTTCTCCCAAAAGACTTTCGAGATCTTCCTTCACAACTAGGGCTCCGGCCTTCAAGTCTTCCATTCTATGTTGCAGCGTGGAAATCTGTTTGTGTCTTTCGGAAAGATCGACCATCAGGTCTTCGATTTTTTCGAACTTCGCTTCCACGGAACGGATTTCTTCCTTTTTGCGGAACAAGGATTCGATTCGGTCGTCTGTTTTACGCACCGTTTCCGCGATTTCCTTTTCTCTCGCTTCGAGAATTTCAACGTCGTTTTGAAGAGAATACAGTTTGTTTGTAAGTCCTTTCGCGGCTTCTTTGTGCGCGTCGGTTTCGTCGAAAAGACCTTTGACTTCTTCGCGAACGGACTCCAACGTTTCCAGTCTTGCGGTAAGATCTCCGAACGTCTCTTCCATTTCGAGCGCCTTTTCACCTGCTTCGAGAAGTCTCGTAAAGGTGTCTTCCCAATCGGAGGACCTTCTTTGCAGTTCTTCGAAGTCTCTGCGTAAAAGATCCGAAGAGTCTTTGATGGAAGTAAGGGAATCCAATCTGAGTTTCAAGTCTTCCGTTTCGGAAAGAAGAGAATGTTTTAAGTTCTGCAGTTCGTCGAGTTTCGTTTCGAGTTCGTTTAACAACGGAGTCTTCTCGTCCGCTCTGGAGAGAAGTTCTTCCATCGTTTGAATGTAAGAATCGGTTCTTTCCACGACCTCGCTCGCTTTGTGGAAGAGTTCTGTTTTTTCTCCGAGTTCTTCCATCTTGTCCGTGATCGCTTCCACGGAAGAACGTAAACCTTCGGATTCTTCCTGGATTTCCGCGATGAGATTTTTTTTCGCGTTGCGGATTTCTTCGAGGTCTTTTTTAAGATCGAGTTGAAGAGTTCTGTATTCTTCCATGGAATCTTTGAACTCTTCTTTTCCGGAACGTAAGAATTCTTCCGCGGCCGATTCCATTTCGCGCAGTTGATTTTGAAGCTGTTTTTGAAAACCCTTCATCTGATCGTCGCTGTCTTTGCGCGAGGACTTGAGGGATTCTTCCAGATTCTTTTTCACGTCCAAAATGTATTTGCTGATTCTCTCTTCGAGTTGACCGAGCTGGAGCTGGCCCTTGTCCATGAGAGAAGTAAGTTGTTTCGAAATTTTTGCGTCGATCGTTCCGTTCAAACGGCTGATCTTTTCTTCCTGTTTTTCAAAAAAGTCTTCGGCGGAATCACGGAGACGGTCTAACACGCGTTCGGCGTCGCGGCCTGCGTTTTCGAGATTGGATTCCACGTTGTTGCGGATTTTTTCCGCGTGGATTTCGAGAACCTTTTCGTTCTTTTTAACGATCTGTTCCATCTTATCGATGGTTCCGGAAAATTCTTCCCGAAGGTTCTGGAGGATCTCCGATCCTTCTTCCTTGATGCTGCGTAAAGATTCGCCGAGACGATCGGATACGCTATCGCCTTCTTTTTGAAAGTTCGCCTTATAACGGGAAACGAATTCTTCGATCTTGTCTTTTTGAAGCGCGTATTCGTTTTTGAATTCTTCGAGAAGACCTCGCCCTTCGACGTGAATTTCGCCGAGTTTATCCTGCAAACGGCCCATTTGATCTTGTGCGCCGAGTCGGATAGTACCGAGTTCTTCTTCCCAGTAACGGCCCAAATTCTCGAATCTCTGATCGATTTTACGGACTTCTTCGTCCACGGTTCCGGAAAGAAGATCGATCTTTTCTTCGACCTGAGACATCAGATCGCCCGCGCTGGATTCCATCGCGGATTGAAGATCGCCCAAATACGAATCCACGTCCTTGATTCGAGTGGAGATCTGTTTATCGAGAGTAACGATGCTTTGACGAACCGCTTCTAAATCCTGTTGGATCTGTTCGGAACGTTCGGCGTGCATTTTAGAAAGTTCTAAATCGAAATTCTCCTGAAGCGTGGAAATCCCGTGAATCGTTTTTTCCTTCGCCTCTTCCCTCGCCGAATCCAAAGCCGAATGGAATTCCCGGAGTCCGAGAGAGATTTCCTTTTTAAGACCGTCCGCGTCGTTTCTAAGATTGCTGCTGATTCGGTTGAATTCCTCTTCAAAGCTGTCGATTTGACGAAGCAGCTCCGACTTGCGAGCGTCTGCTTGACGAAGCAGTTTGTTTTCCGCCTCGAGATATTTTTCCTGAAAGAACTGGATGGATTCGTTGATCGATTCCGCCTGACGTCTTGTTTCGTTGAGAATTTCGTCGCGACGAGTCATCGTTTCCAAACTCATTCCCTCGATCTCTCTGCGGATCGAATCCACTTCGAGTTTAACTCCGTTGATGAACGCTTCTTTGGAATGAGTGACCTGTTCGAGGATACGATCCAGTTTTTCCTGAGCGGATTTTTCGGCGACACGCGCCATCTCTTCGAGTTTGCGGTCCGCGGCCTCGGCCTTCTCTTCCACTCTGGAATCCAGGCGTTCGAGTTTATCGCTTACGGTTAAGAATACGGTTTGCAGTCTTTCGGATCTCAGATCCAAGTCTTCCTCTTTGTTGCGGATCGTTTCAAAGAGAGAGGAGATTTCCGAACGAAGCTGTTCGATTCTTCCCACGGATTCACGCATTAGAGAATTGGAATGTGCTTCCAGGCTGTCTCTGTAATTTGCTGCGATCGAGTTCAAACCTTGATCGATCTTATCGTTTTTAATTTCTAAAAGTTCTTCGAGTTCCACGATTTTGGAAGCAAGAGATTGTAAGAGTTCGTCCGAACGAAGATTGACCTTATCGGTAAACACTTCCAAGATCGCTTCGGCTTCGGATCTCAAATCCAGAATTTTCTGATCCAGAAGCTGGATTTCCTTTTTTCCGGATTCCATACGAAGAAGTCCCTGTTGAATCGCGTTGGATTCTTCGCGGATATCGGAGGAAAGTTGAACGACTTCCTTGAGATCGCGCGCCACGCCGTCGAGAAAATCGCGGTTTGTTTTGATCGAATCGAGAAGTTGTCTGGATTCTTCGTTGAGTGCGTGGACGTCGTTTGCGAGTTTACGCGTTTGTTTGAGGCTGATTTCTAAATCGATTCCTGCGTCTTTTACGGATTGGATTTTTTCTAAGGCAATATCATTCAGTTCGTCTTGAACTTTTCCCGTAAAACGTT of Leptospira sanjuanensis contains these proteins:
- a CDS encoding oxygen-binding di-iron domain-containing protein yields the protein MSTEVAQPDNGQKNIQRELTLEIDTNYAVEIAEDVYWIGFYDEKESLHCNPYMIKNGDSTILIDPGSIPDFPVVARKIFSLVAPDSIETIILQHQDPDLCANVPIFEDLRGDSQVQLVAETRTVYLIKHYGVKGSVVRIGDTLTDFESPSGRKLQFISTPFAHSPGAMITYDVKSKVLFTSDILGGLGKEWSLYHDTRALDNMKAFMQAYIPSNLALRYALLRIQSFDAEVIAPQHGQIIRKEQLPSIIEELWNLPCGLDLIKDDMIQKARKGDKS
- a CDS encoding response regulator, with amino-acid sequence MKQIALKILYVEDEELIRVMMVRFLERFTISVCSAENGKIAWEVFLEYQPDVVITDIKMPVLDGIELTKKIRAQNSNIPIAAMTAFSEPEIMEAARNAGVNEIFIKPVSVEKIRELLLTYEK
- a CDS encoding PAS domain S-box protein, whose product is MNSGWESSQEFKPPIFRTNQRGAYTSSNSEFLTFLDLDAEREESFRFSKTISDFIGDFAKNAFKDKLIAAIDFKTEVGYIKTRSVFLRKVYKDEEVSEVEGVLLPEQTERGETDDERKIEINRSYLIANEINQWILKSKSVQELYGGICKILVAEENFGFVCFGTVESRKNVIFQVAYAGENLFAFQEESEAIDLGPALRVIKTGNPLIVEDIAAQDDFGSWKEICVKAGYQSMGVFPIFLVGELTSVLCIFSKQKNYFLEEEATTYAGIARNLELGLKNIRESEQRFLAVNAMRESDERFQAIFETVVDAIIMITPKGTIIMFNTAAERMFGYNFTEVVGKNIKFLMPEPYHSEHDHYLKRYLETGEKKIIGIGREVMALRKDGTVFPVELAVSEFFQNQNQYFVGVIRDMTARKKSETELKEKTNALEELNRSLEARVEAEIESRREQEKAMILRSRLADMGEMIGNIAHQWRQPLNAIGLFVQDFLYVYEAEELDEQYIRQSTDKIMNLIEQMSGTIDDFRNYFRPNKTKEKFSLKTVINKTFSLVEESLKNQNISIYFNPSSDYEVFGFPNEFSQVILNVIGNARDAIVETHPPEPEIRIELEMKDDKKLVTIRDNGGGIERTVLDKLFQPYFTTKDQGKGTGIGLYMSKSIIENNMGGSIYAYNSERGAVMVIELP
- the queG gene encoding tRNA epoxyqueuosine(34) reductase QueG, which produces MIESKEIISEFKTLIERSGFDMYGICDAKIPQEDRENILTWVAEGRHGKMEWYPKNMDLRLDFKNLGFEPRSVLALGTIYNDPDYDDVAETMSFRFSRYAVGEDYHRVLRRLAKPLLQELKRKYPNHHFRQGVDSLPVPEKVLARRAGLGWKAKNTNLIHPDFGSFFFITVILTDLPIKSAQIEQKDRCGTCTACIDACPTQALEPYRIDAGKCISHHTLEDSSPEISTTHGWIAGCDICQDVCPWNRVKARKKGIRTHLEEFRVRPVFRENSDSLLDLNESEFKNHFSDSAISRMSFSMYERNVKMAKK
- a CDS encoding LIC_11502 family protein, which translates into the protein MQKELSERIKFPRTDLELIPDRSPLSYSDVIAAIRLTLLPKDKLSKQVVFASVVGALKGFAERDLKPFHSNHKYIFSELGSEVLKTLDVAGTIDTISNEDRIKLLKEAFDYGIRKVYHLEWKLYSSREIY
- a CDS encoding DUF350 domain-containing protein — protein: METVLGYLSALGRDAVFFLISFVLFYIGKKIKDWIEPGDLDQEIIANNNTAVSTGLSGYYFGLTLILLVILASPGSDLISDCFQVLYYGILGILLLNLSYFINDKLIFRSLDFNELVYSGRNVAVGAVVFGSSVASSIIIAASLSGDNAGLAFPLWKDLGLLEPVQKLLDGSLLGILFFSIGQIALILFTFAYRKIVPYSLDSELKEKENLASGISYSGALVALGIIIARALHKDPVSMEHTLFQIFLDFILGLIVIPAVRLLTDAVILPGSTLKEEISRDQNVGVGILEAVVLISFAGILFYAV
- the map gene encoding type I methionyl aminopeptidase, which codes for MIFIKNKSEIEKMRAAGKLAAKLLDYISAHVRPGVSTLQLNDLCEEFTKKHGAKSAPLGYKGFPKSICTSVNQVVCHGIPKATDVLKDGDIINIDVTPLLDGYHGDSSRTFIVGGKTSPEVETLVKDTERAMYIGIEQVKPGNRVHDIANAIDDFLTPKGYGIVRDLMGHGIGRGFHEDPQIPHFRQNRKLAKLEPGMIFTIEPMVNLGTWQVNFSKEDHWTVTTKDGKWSAQFEHTILVTEKGYEILTVSG
- a CDS encoding SpiroCoCo family coiled-coil protein produces the protein MGIELLLPFIASVGITILLRRLDKSNYKLSQIKRFTGKVQDELNDIALEKIQSVKDAGIDLEISLKQTRKLANDVHALNEESRQLLDSIKTNRDFLDGVARDLKEVVQLSSDIREESNAIQQGLLRMESGKKEIQLLDQKILDLRSEAEAILEVFTDKVNLRSDELLQSLASKIVELEELLEIKNDKIDQGLNSIAANYRDSLEAHSNSLMRESVGRIEQLRSEISSLFETIRNKEEDLDLRSERLQTVFLTVSDKLERLDSRVEEKAEAADRKLEEMARVAEKSAQEKLDRILEQVTHSKEAFINGVKLEVDSIRREIEGMSLETMTRRDEILNETRRQAESINESIQFFQEKYLEAENKLLRQADARKSELLRQIDSFEEEFNRISSNLRNDADGLKKEISLGLREFHSALDSAREEAKEKTIHGISTLQENFDLELSKMHAERSEQIQQDLEAVRQSIVTLDKQISTRIKDVDSYLGDLQSAMESSAGDLMSQVEEKIDLLSGTVDEEVRKIDQRFENLGRYWEEELGTIRLGAQDQMGRLQDKLGEIHVEGRGLLEEFKNEYALQKDKIEEFVSRYKANFQKEGDSVSDRLGESLRSIKEEGSEILQNLREEFSGTIDKMEQIVKKNEKVLEIHAEKIRNNVESNLENAGRDAERVLDRLRDSAEDFFEKQEEKISRLNGTIDAKISKQLTSLMDKGQLQLGQLEERISKYILDVKKNLEESLKSSRKDSDDQMKGFQKQLQNQLREMESAAEEFLRSGKEEFKDSMEEYRTLQLDLKKDLEEIRNAKKNLIAEIQEESEGLRSSVEAITDKMEELGEKTELFHKASEVVERTDSYIQTMEELLSRADEKTPLLNELETKLDELQNLKHSLLSETEDLKLRLDSLTSIKDSSDLLRRDFEELQRRSSDWEDTFTRLLEAGEKALEMEETFGDLTARLETLESVREEVKGLFDETDAHKEAAKGLTNKLYSLQNDVEILEAREKEIAETVRKTDDRIESLFRKKEEIRSVEAKFEKIEDLMVDLSERHKQISTLQHRMEDLKAGALVVKEDLESLLGEADDKFEKLSGFLDAVGAVTEGSSPSGKSKDTSKDHLIQRKKATVLNLYHNFQWPAETIAEKLNLETGLVNTILQSESIKKK